A single window of Syngnathus acus chromosome 23, fSynAcu1.2, whole genome shotgun sequence DNA harbors:
- the mrps33 gene encoding 28S ribosomal protein S33, mitochondrial: MATMSNYALRMARLSAQIFGNVVRTTDSKSMKVVRLFQEPPMAKQKEVSDWYPQHKIYYSMTQKLRFMGLFRDEHEDFKEEMRRLRKLRGKGPPKKGEGKRATKKK; this comes from the exons ATGGCCACCATGTCCAACTATGCACTGCGCATGGCCAGACTGAGCGCTCAAATCTTCGGGAATGTCGTACGTACGACGGACTCCAAGTCCATGAAGGTGGTGCGCCTTTTCCAGGAACCTCCCATGGCCAAGCAGAAGGAGGTGTCCGACTGGTACCCGCAGCACAAGATCTACTATTCCATGACCCAGAAGCTCAGGTTCATGGGACTTTTCAG GGATGAGCATGAGGATTTCAAGGAGGAGATGCGTCGCTTGAGGAAGCTGAGAGGAAAAGGCCCGCCAAAGAAAGGAGAAGGGAAGAGAGCAACCAAGAAGAAGTGA
- the braf gene encoding serine/threonine-protein kinase B-raf isoform X1 has protein sequence MAALSSAESLPPVFNGDTSERQPGGEQGLEELGAALEPSSPAGIPEGPQDEEIWNIKQMIKLTQEHLEALLDKFGGEHNPPSIYLEAYEEYTSKLDALQQREQQLLEATGNGTDFCSPSPVPALVEVKTGCGGGGAQAFPSAPNTLAVLQKPTDASRSNPRSPQKPIVRVFLPNKQRTVVPARCGMTVRDSLKKALMMRGLIPECCGVYRVQDGEKKPIGWDTDISWLTGEELHVEVLENVPLTTHNFVRKTFFTLAFCDFCRKLLFQGFRCQTCGYKFHQRCSTEVPLMCVNYDQLDLLLVSKFFEHHPFTQEEVSSEGTTPVSEVCPSLPPSDSTGSMCHAALSPSKSIPIPPSFRPSEEEHRNQFGQRDRSSSAPNVHINTIEAVNIDDLIRDQGLVRSDGAPPTHPARCLRKHRTRTSSPLLYSYPNDIVFDFEPEPVFRGSTTGLSATPPASLPGSLTNVKVPQKSPCPQRERKSSSSSEDRNKMKTLGRRDSSDDWEIPEGQITLGQRIGSGSFGTVFKGKWHGDVAVKMLNVTAPTPQQLQAFKNEVGVLRKTRHVNILLFMGYTTKPQLAIVTQWCEGSSLYHHLHIIETKFEMIKLIDIARQTAQGMDYLHAKSIIHRDLKSNNIFLHEDLTVKIGDFGLATVKSRWSGSHQFEQLSGSILWMAPEVIRLQDKNPYSFQSDVYAFGIVLYELMSGALPYSNINNRDQIIFMVGRGYLSPDLSKVRSNCPKAMKRLMADCLKKKREERPLFPQILASIELLARSLPKIHRSASEPSLNRAGFQTEDFSLYACASPKTPIQAGGYGEFSAFK, from the exons ATGGCGGCGTTGAGCAGCGCCGAGTCCCTACCGCCCGTCTTTAACGGAGACACCTCAGAGCGGCAGCCGGGCGGGGAGCAGGGCCTCGAGGAGCTTGGCGCCGCGCTGGAGCCCTCAAGCCCGGCGGGGATCCCCGAAGGTCCGCAAGACGAGGAG ATCTGGAACATCAAACAGATGATCAAGTTGACACAAGAACACTTAGAGGCTCTTCTGGACAAGTTTGGAGGAGAACATAATCCTCCCTCCATATATCTTGAG GCCTATGAGGAGTACACCAGCAAGCTGGACGCCCTGCAGCAGAGGGAGCAGCAGCTGCTGGAGGCCACCGGCAACGGCACCGACTTCTGCTCGCCGAGTCCCGTGCCGGCGCTTGTGGAGGTCAAGACGGGATGCGGCGGGGGAGGCGCTCAGGCTTTCCCCTCGGCGCCCAACACCCTGGCCGTCCTCCAGAAACCCACCGATGCCAGCCGCAGCAACCCGCGCTCGCCGCAGAAGCCCATCGTCCGGGTCTTCCTGCCCAATAAACAGAGAACAGTG GTCCCcgcccgctgtgggatgaccGTGCGAGACTCGCTCAAGAAGGCCCTCATGATGCGAGGACTCATCCCCGAGTGCTGCGGCGTCTACAGGGTACAAGACGG AGAGAAGAAGCCTATCGGTTGGGATACGGATATTTCCTGGCTCACGGGGGAAGAGTTGCACGTGGAAGTCTTGGAGAATGTGCCACTCACCACGCACAACTTT GTGAGGAAGACCTTCTTCACGCTGGCCTTCTGCGACTTCTGCCGGAAGCTTCTTTTCCAGGGCTTCCGCTGTCAGACGTGCGGCTATAAGTTCCACCAGCGCTGCAGCACCGAGGTCCCCCTCATGTGCGTCAACTACGACCAGCTCGA TTTGCTGCTGGTGTCCAAGTTCTTCGAGCATCACCCTTTCACCCAAGAGGAGGTCTCCTCCGAGGGGACCACCCCCGTCTCTGAAGTCTGTCCGTCGCTCCCGCCGTCCGACTCCACCGG GTCCATGTGCCACGCCGCCTTGTCCCCGTCCAAGTCCATCCCCATCCCACCGAGTTTCCGGCCCAGCGAGGAGGAACACCGCAACCAATTCGGCCAGCGGGATCGCTCTTCCTCAGCTCCcaacgttcatatcaacaccATCGAGGCCGTCAACATTGAT gaCCTGATCCGAGATCAGGGACTAGTGAGGTCTGATGGAG CCCCCCCGACCCACCCTGCCCGCTGCTTGAGGAAGCACCGAACACGGACCTCAAGCCCCCTCCTATACTCCTACCCCAATGACATAGTGTTTGATTTTGAGCCCGAGCCCGTGTTCCGAG GGTCAACCACCGGATTGTCGGCCACACCCCCCGCCTCGCTCCCCGGCTCCCTGACCAACGTCAAGGTGCCCCAGAAGTCGCCGTGCCCGCAGAGGGAGCGCAAGTCGTCGTCCTCGTCCGAGGACCGCAACAAGATG AAAACGCTGGGGAGGCGGGACTCCAGTGATGACTGGGAAATCCCCGAGGGGCAGATTACGCTCGGGCAGAGGATAGGCTCCGGCTCCTTTGGAACTGTCTTCAAAGGAAAGTGGCATG GTGATGTGGCGGTGAAGATGTTGAACGTGACCGCTCCGACACCTCAGCAGCTTCAGGCCTTCAAGAACGAAGTGGGCGTCCTCAG GAAAACACGTCACGTCAACATCCTGCTGTTCATGGGCTACACCACCAAGCCTCAGCTGGCCATCGTGACGCAGTGGTGCGAAGGCTCCAGCCTCTACCACCACCTGCACATCATCGAGACCAAGTTTGAAATGATCAAGCTCATCGACATCGCCAGGCAGACCGCTCAGGGGATGGA TTACCTGCACGCCAAGTCCATCATCCACCGCGATCTGAAGAGCAACA ATATTTTCCTCCATGAGGATCTGACGGTGAAGATAGGTGACTTTGGCCTGGCCACAGTCAAGTCCCGCTGGAGCGGCTCCCACCAGTTTGAACAGCTGTCCGGCTCCATTCTGTGGATG GCTCCGGAAGTGATCCGACTGCAGGACAAGAATCCTTACAGCTTCCAGTCTGACGTCTACGCTTTTGGCATTGTGCTGTACGAACTCATGTCAGGAGCGCTGCCCTACTCCAACATCAACAACAGAGATCAG ATCATATTCATGGTTGGCCGAGGTTACCTGTCCCCCGACCTCAGCAAGGTGCGGAGCAACTGCCCGAAGGCTATGAAGAGGCTAATGGCCGACtgtttgaagaagaagagagagGAGCGACCCCTCTTCCCTCAG ATCTTGGCGTCCATCGAGCTGCTGGCTCGCTCGTTACCCAAAATCCACCGCAGCGCCTCGGAGCCTTCGTTAAACCGCGCCGGCTTTCAGACGGAGGACTTCAGCTTATACGCCTGCGCCTCGCCCAAAACTCCCATCCAAGCGGGCGGCTATG GGGAGTTTTCAGCATTCAAGTAA
- the braf gene encoding serine/threonine-protein kinase B-raf isoform X2: MAALSSAESLPPVFNGDTSERQPGGEQGLEELGAALEPSSPAGIPEGPQDEEIWNIKQMIKLTQEHLEALLDKFGGEHNPPSIYLEAYEEYTSKLDALQQREQQLLEATGNGTDFCSPSPVPALVEVKTGCGGGGAQAFPSAPNTLAVLQKPTDASRSNPRSPQKPIVRVFLPNKQRTVVPARCGMTVRDSLKKALMMRGLIPECCGVYRVQDGEKKPIGWDTDISWLTGEELHVEVLENVPLTTHNFVRKTFFTLAFCDFCRKLLFQGFRCQTCGYKFHQRCSTEVPLMCVNYDQLDLLLVSKFFEHHPFTQEEVSSEGTTPVSEVCPSLPPSDSTGSMCHAALSPSKSIPIPPSFRPSEEEHRNQFGQRDRSSSAPNVHINTIEAVNIDDLIRDQGLVRSDGGSTTGLSATPPASLPGSLTNVKVPQKSPCPQRERKSSSSSEDRNKMKTLGRRDSSDDWEIPEGQITLGQRIGSGSFGTVFKGKWHGDVAVKMLNVTAPTPQQLQAFKNEVGVLRKTRHVNILLFMGYTTKPQLAIVTQWCEGSSLYHHLHIIETKFEMIKLIDIARQTAQGMDYLHAKSIIHRDLKSNNIFLHEDLTVKIGDFGLATVKSRWSGSHQFEQLSGSILWMAPEVIRLQDKNPYSFQSDVYAFGIVLYELMSGALPYSNINNRDQIIFMVGRGYLSPDLSKVRSNCPKAMKRLMADCLKKKREERPLFPQILASIELLARSLPKIHRSASEPSLNRAGFQTEDFSLYACASPKTPIQAGGYGEFSAFK, translated from the exons ATGGCGGCGTTGAGCAGCGCCGAGTCCCTACCGCCCGTCTTTAACGGAGACACCTCAGAGCGGCAGCCGGGCGGGGAGCAGGGCCTCGAGGAGCTTGGCGCCGCGCTGGAGCCCTCAAGCCCGGCGGGGATCCCCGAAGGTCCGCAAGACGAGGAG ATCTGGAACATCAAACAGATGATCAAGTTGACACAAGAACACTTAGAGGCTCTTCTGGACAAGTTTGGAGGAGAACATAATCCTCCCTCCATATATCTTGAG GCCTATGAGGAGTACACCAGCAAGCTGGACGCCCTGCAGCAGAGGGAGCAGCAGCTGCTGGAGGCCACCGGCAACGGCACCGACTTCTGCTCGCCGAGTCCCGTGCCGGCGCTTGTGGAGGTCAAGACGGGATGCGGCGGGGGAGGCGCTCAGGCTTTCCCCTCGGCGCCCAACACCCTGGCCGTCCTCCAGAAACCCACCGATGCCAGCCGCAGCAACCCGCGCTCGCCGCAGAAGCCCATCGTCCGGGTCTTCCTGCCCAATAAACAGAGAACAGTG GTCCCcgcccgctgtgggatgaccGTGCGAGACTCGCTCAAGAAGGCCCTCATGATGCGAGGACTCATCCCCGAGTGCTGCGGCGTCTACAGGGTACAAGACGG AGAGAAGAAGCCTATCGGTTGGGATACGGATATTTCCTGGCTCACGGGGGAAGAGTTGCACGTGGAAGTCTTGGAGAATGTGCCACTCACCACGCACAACTTT GTGAGGAAGACCTTCTTCACGCTGGCCTTCTGCGACTTCTGCCGGAAGCTTCTTTTCCAGGGCTTCCGCTGTCAGACGTGCGGCTATAAGTTCCACCAGCGCTGCAGCACCGAGGTCCCCCTCATGTGCGTCAACTACGACCAGCTCGA TTTGCTGCTGGTGTCCAAGTTCTTCGAGCATCACCCTTTCACCCAAGAGGAGGTCTCCTCCGAGGGGACCACCCCCGTCTCTGAAGTCTGTCCGTCGCTCCCGCCGTCCGACTCCACCGG GTCCATGTGCCACGCCGCCTTGTCCCCGTCCAAGTCCATCCCCATCCCACCGAGTTTCCGGCCCAGCGAGGAGGAACACCGCAACCAATTCGGCCAGCGGGATCGCTCTTCCTCAGCTCCcaacgttcatatcaacaccATCGAGGCCGTCAACATTGAT gaCCTGATCCGAGATCAGGGACTAGTGAGGTCTGATGGAG GGTCAACCACCGGATTGTCGGCCACACCCCCCGCCTCGCTCCCCGGCTCCCTGACCAACGTCAAGGTGCCCCAGAAGTCGCCGTGCCCGCAGAGGGAGCGCAAGTCGTCGTCCTCGTCCGAGGACCGCAACAAGATG AAAACGCTGGGGAGGCGGGACTCCAGTGATGACTGGGAAATCCCCGAGGGGCAGATTACGCTCGGGCAGAGGATAGGCTCCGGCTCCTTTGGAACTGTCTTCAAAGGAAAGTGGCATG GTGATGTGGCGGTGAAGATGTTGAACGTGACCGCTCCGACACCTCAGCAGCTTCAGGCCTTCAAGAACGAAGTGGGCGTCCTCAG GAAAACACGTCACGTCAACATCCTGCTGTTCATGGGCTACACCACCAAGCCTCAGCTGGCCATCGTGACGCAGTGGTGCGAAGGCTCCAGCCTCTACCACCACCTGCACATCATCGAGACCAAGTTTGAAATGATCAAGCTCATCGACATCGCCAGGCAGACCGCTCAGGGGATGGA TTACCTGCACGCCAAGTCCATCATCCACCGCGATCTGAAGAGCAACA ATATTTTCCTCCATGAGGATCTGACGGTGAAGATAGGTGACTTTGGCCTGGCCACAGTCAAGTCCCGCTGGAGCGGCTCCCACCAGTTTGAACAGCTGTCCGGCTCCATTCTGTGGATG GCTCCGGAAGTGATCCGACTGCAGGACAAGAATCCTTACAGCTTCCAGTCTGACGTCTACGCTTTTGGCATTGTGCTGTACGAACTCATGTCAGGAGCGCTGCCCTACTCCAACATCAACAACAGAGATCAG ATCATATTCATGGTTGGCCGAGGTTACCTGTCCCCCGACCTCAGCAAGGTGCGGAGCAACTGCCCGAAGGCTATGAAGAGGCTAATGGCCGACtgtttgaagaagaagagagagGAGCGACCCCTCTTCCCTCAG ATCTTGGCGTCCATCGAGCTGCTGGCTCGCTCGTTACCCAAAATCCACCGCAGCGCCTCGGAGCCTTCGTTAAACCGCGCCGGCTTTCAGACGGAGGACTTCAGCTTATACGCCTGCGCCTCGCCCAAAACTCCCATCCAAGCGGGCGGCTATG GGGAGTTTTCAGCATTCAAGTAA